One window from the genome of Primulina huaijiensis isolate GDHJ02 unplaced genomic scaffold, ASM1229523v2 scaffold30697, whole genome shotgun sequence encodes:
- the LOC140967937 gene encoding CBL-interacting serine/threonine-protein kinase 23-like isoform X2 produces MVMASRSSGGGGIGSSTGRTRVGRYELGRTLGEGTFAKVKFAKNLETGENVAIKILDKEKVLKHKMIGQIKREISTMKLIRHPNVIRMYEVMASKTKIYIVMEFVNGGELFDKIATRGRLKEDEARTYFHQLINAVDYCHSRGVYHRDLKPENLLLDAKGVLKVSDFGLSALPQQVREDGLLHTTCGTPNYVAPEVINDKGYDGAKADLWSCGVILFVLMAGYLPFEESNLVTLYKKIFKADFSTPPWFSSGAKKLIKRILDPNPLTRITIAEILENDWFKKGYKLPVFEREDVNLDDIDAIFNAATDSSNLVVERREERPSTPVTMNAFELISTSQGLNLSSIFEKQMGLVKRETRFASKCPANEIIAKIEQAAAPMGFDVKKNNYKMKLHGEKSGRKGHLSVATEILEVAPSLHMVELRKTGGDTLEFHKFYKNLSTGLKDIVWKTTGEIKEEANEGILKS; encoded by the exons ATGGTGATGGCATCGAGATCAAGTGGTGGAGGAGGGATTGGGAGTTCGACTGGGAGGACTCGGGTGGGGAGATATGAACTGGGAAGAACTCTTGGGGAAGGGACTTTTGCGAAAGTGAAATTTGCAAAGAATTTGGAGACAGGTGAGAATGTGGCTATCAAGATTCTTGATAAAGAGAAGGTTCTCAAGCACAAGATGATCGGTCAG ATTAAGCGTGAAATTTCAACCATGAAATTGATAAGGCATCCAAATGTCATTCGGATGTACGAG GTTATGGCCAGCAAGACCAAGATATACATTGTTATGGAGTTCGTCAACGGTGGTGAACTCTTTGACAAAATT GCTACCAGAGGGAGGCTGAAAGAAGATGAGGCGAGAACCTATTTTCACCAGCTCATTAATGCTGTCGATTACTGCCATAGCAGAGGCGTTTATCATCGGGACCTTAAG CCGGAGAATTTGCTGCTAGATGCTAAAGGGGTTCTTAAAGTTTCTGACTTCGGACTGAGTGCACTACCTCAGCAAGTTCGG GAAGATGGGTTACTTCACACTACATGCGGTACACCAAACTATGTTGCTCCAGAG GTTATAAACGATAAGGGTTATGATGGAGCTAAGGCAGATCTTTGGTCATGCGGTGTTATTCTTTTCGTTCTTATGGCTGGTTATTTACCCTTTGAAGAATCAAACCTCGTGACCTTGTACAAGAAG ATATTTAAGGCGGACTTCTCCACTCCTCCATGGTTTTCCTCTGGTGCAAAGAAATTGATCAAAAGAATTTTGGATCCCAATCCGTTGACT CGCATAACAATTGCTGAGATACTTGAGAATGATTGGTTTAAGAAAGGATATAAGCTACCTGTTTTTGAACGCGAAGATGTTAATCTTGATGATATCGATGCTATTTTTAATGCAGCAACT GACTCTTCTAACCTTGTCGTTGAGAGGCGGGAGGAACGACCTTCAACACCTGTAACCATGAATGCCTTTGAGCTTATATCTACGTCCCAGGGTCTTAATCTCAGTTCAATCTTTGAAAAACAAATG GGGCTCGTTAAACGAGAAACAAGATTTGCATCCAAGTGTCCTGCTAATGAGATTATCGCGAAAATCGAGCAAGCTGCTGCTCCGATGGGTTTTGATGTCAAGAAAAACAACTACAAG ATGAAACTTCATGGGGAGAAGTCGGGACGCAAGGGTCATCTATCAGTTGCTACAGAG ATTCTTGAAGTGGCACCTTCACTTCACATGGTTGAGCTTCGCAAGACTGGAGGAGATACATTGGAATTTCACAAG TTTTACAAGAACCTGTCAACTGGCTTGAAAGATATCGTGTGGAAGACGACGGGTGAAATAAAAGAAGAGGCAAATGAGG GTATCTTGAAGTCTTGA
- the LOC140967937 gene encoding CBL-interacting serine/threonine-protein kinase 23-like isoform X1, with protein MVMASRSSGGGGIGSSTGRTRVGRYELGRTLGEGTFAKVKFAKNLETGENVAIKILDKEKVLKHKMIGQIKREISTMKLIRHPNVIRMYEVMASKTKIYIVMEFVNGGELFDKIATRGRLKEDEARTYFHQLINAVDYCHSRGVYHRDLKPENLLLDAKGVLKVSDFGLSALPQQVREDGLLHTTCGTPNYVAPEVINDKGYDGAKADLWSCGVILFVLMAGYLPFEESNLVTLYKKIFKADFSTPPWFSSGAKKLIKRILDPNPLTRITIAEILENDWFKKGYKLPVFEREDVNLDDIDAIFNAATDSSNLVVERREERPSTPVTMNAFELISTSQGLNLSSIFEKQMGLVKRETRFASKCPANEIIAKIEQAAAPMGFDVKKNNYKMKLHGEKSGRKGHLSVATEILEVAPSLHMVELRKTGGDTLEFHKFYKNLSTGLKDIVWKTTGEIKEEANEGAQVS; from the exons ATGGTGATGGCATCGAGATCAAGTGGTGGAGGAGGGATTGGGAGTTCGACTGGGAGGACTCGGGTGGGGAGATATGAACTGGGAAGAACTCTTGGGGAAGGGACTTTTGCGAAAGTGAAATTTGCAAAGAATTTGGAGACAGGTGAGAATGTGGCTATCAAGATTCTTGATAAAGAGAAGGTTCTCAAGCACAAGATGATCGGTCAG ATTAAGCGTGAAATTTCAACCATGAAATTGATAAGGCATCCAAATGTCATTCGGATGTACGAG GTTATGGCCAGCAAGACCAAGATATACATTGTTATGGAGTTCGTCAACGGTGGTGAACTCTTTGACAAAATT GCTACCAGAGGGAGGCTGAAAGAAGATGAGGCGAGAACCTATTTTCACCAGCTCATTAATGCTGTCGATTACTGCCATAGCAGAGGCGTTTATCATCGGGACCTTAAG CCGGAGAATTTGCTGCTAGATGCTAAAGGGGTTCTTAAAGTTTCTGACTTCGGACTGAGTGCACTACCTCAGCAAGTTCGG GAAGATGGGTTACTTCACACTACATGCGGTACACCAAACTATGTTGCTCCAGAG GTTATAAACGATAAGGGTTATGATGGAGCTAAGGCAGATCTTTGGTCATGCGGTGTTATTCTTTTCGTTCTTATGGCTGGTTATTTACCCTTTGAAGAATCAAACCTCGTGACCTTGTACAAGAAG ATATTTAAGGCGGACTTCTCCACTCCTCCATGGTTTTCCTCTGGTGCAAAGAAATTGATCAAAAGAATTTTGGATCCCAATCCGTTGACT CGCATAACAATTGCTGAGATACTTGAGAATGATTGGTTTAAGAAAGGATATAAGCTACCTGTTTTTGAACGCGAAGATGTTAATCTTGATGATATCGATGCTATTTTTAATGCAGCAACT GACTCTTCTAACCTTGTCGTTGAGAGGCGGGAGGAACGACCTTCAACACCTGTAACCATGAATGCCTTTGAGCTTATATCTACGTCCCAGGGTCTTAATCTCAGTTCAATCTTTGAAAAACAAATG GGGCTCGTTAAACGAGAAACAAGATTTGCATCCAAGTGTCCTGCTAATGAGATTATCGCGAAAATCGAGCAAGCTGCTGCTCCGATGGGTTTTGATGTCAAGAAAAACAACTACAAG ATGAAACTTCATGGGGAGAAGTCGGGACGCAAGGGTCATCTATCAGTTGCTACAGAG ATTCTTGAAGTGGCACCTTCACTTCACATGGTTGAGCTTCGCAAGACTGGAGGAGATACATTGGAATTTCACAAG TTTTACAAGAACCTGTCAACTGGCTTGAAAGATATCGTGTGGAAGACGACGGGTGAAATAAAAGAAGAGGCAAATGAGG GTGCGCAGGTATCTTGA